In the Bacteroidota bacterium genome, GCTCTTGTGTCATACCTTGTGCTTTGCCTAGTTCCTGCAGCATTACACCAAGCTTGAATGCTTCAAATCCTTCTTCATATTGTTCACGTTTTTTTGCACCACGTTTACCATGTTCAGCATCTAAATGCTCAGTAAACGAAGTCAAATTCTTATTGGTTTTTTGTCATGGCTATATATTATACCGACACTCAATAGACCTCTTTCATAATTCGATTCTAATAAATATAAAGGTTTGAAACACGAATTTTAAAACTTAGAATGCTGCCCTTTTTTATTTACAGCAGC is a window encoding:
- a CDS encoding helix-turn-helix transcriptional regulator, yielding MTSFTEHLDAEHGKRGAKKREQYEEGFEAFKLGVMLQELGKAQGMTQEQLAEKCGTTKTYISRIANNASDIRLSTLLLIISGGLGAQLKLSVNR